Within Rothia sp. ZJ932, the genomic segment TTTTCATTTTTAGGAGTGCTCGATACTCAACAGCTTATAGGTGATAAAGCGAGAGGTGCCTAAGATGATACCCGTAAAGATCAGGGTGACCGCCCAGAAAGAGGTTGCGAATCCGCCACCTAAAAGTATTCGTAAAGCCATGCCAAGATTCGCGACAATAAGCCACTGCACCAACCATGCAGGTAGCCAGCGGTGGAACAGGAGAGAACTCAGGAAGAATCCCGCCAGAGCTGCCACCATAAAAGGTAATGCTGTTTCAAAAATTCCCAGTAGGTTGAGACCGTGGGAGGCGCGCCCGATAACTGCAAAGATCAATATTGCTAGTAGATCCATCCCAAGGACAATGAGCTTGTGTGGCGTTGAAAGGTTCATACAGGAACTCTAACCTGTCAACAGTTGACTCACCAGTTGATCGACGCACTAGGTAGGGCAACTGAGGAACGATGGTAGGCAAGATAGGGTAGTACTTTTAGAACTACTTTACATAATATAGATTATCGGCTTTCTATACCCGTTGACTT encodes:
- a CDS encoding DUF3054 domain-containing protein encodes the protein MNLSTPHKLIVLGMDLLAILIFAVIGRASHGLNLLGIFETALPFMVAALAGFFLSSLLFHRWLPAWLVQWLIVANLGMALRILLGGGFATSFWAVTLIFTGIILGTSRFITYKLLSIEHS